The following coding sequences are from one Streptococcus mitis window:
- a CDS encoding SIALI-17 repeat-containing surface protein, whose amino-acid sequence MNQSYLNRKNRYGIRKFTIGVASVAIGSVLFGITPALAQETTTNIDVSKVETPLESGAPVSEPVTEVVSGNLNHLDKDLADKLALATNQGVDVNKHNLKEETSTPEGNSEHLPVESNTGSEESIEHHPAKIEGANDAVVPPRDFFARELTNVETVFEREDLATNTGNGQRVDLAEELDQLKQLKNATIHMEFKPDANAPQFYNLFSVSSDKKKDEYFSMSVNKGTAMVEARGADGSHFYGSYSDASLKIKPGQWNSVTFTVERPKADQPNGQVRLYVNGVLSRTNTKSGRFIKDMPDVNKVQIGATRRANQTMWGSNLQIRNLTVYNRALTIEEVKKRSQLFERNDLEKKLPEGAEVTEKKDIFESGRNNQPNGEGINSYRIPALLKTDKGTLIAAGDERRLHHFDYGDIGMVIRRSQDNGKTWGDKLTISNLRDNPEATDKTATSPLNIDMVLVQDPTTKRIFSIYDMFPEGRAVFGMPNQPEKAYEEIGDKTYQVLYKQGETERYTLRDNGEIFNSQNQKTDYRVVVNPTEAGFRDKGDLYKNQELIGNIYFKQSDKNPFRVANTSYLWMSYSDDDGKTWSAPKDITPGIRQDWMKFLGTGPGTGIVLCNGAHKGRILVPAYTTNNISHLGGSQSSRLIYSDDHGQTWHAGESPNDNRPVGNSVIHSSNMNKSSAQNTESTVLQLNNGDVKLFMRGLTGDLQVATSKDGGVTWEKTIKRYPEVKDAYVQMSAIHTMHDGKEYILLSNAAGPGRERKNGLVHLARVEENGELTWLKHNPIQNGEFAYNSLQELGGGEYGLLYEHRENGQNYYTLSYKKFNWDFVSKDLISPTEAKVSQAYEMGKGVFGLEFDSEVLVNRAPILRLANGRTAVFMTQYDSKTLLFAVDKKDIGQEITGIVDGSIESMHNLTVNLAGAGIPGGMNAAESVVHYTEEYTGALGTSGLEGAPTISVPEYEGGVNSELALVSEKEDYRGGVNSASSVVTEVPEYTGLLSTVGSEDAPTVSVLEYEGGVNIDSPEVTEVPEYKEPIGTSGYELAPTVDKPAYTGTIEPLEKEENSGAIIEEGNVSSITENNNKPLKNNNVTTSSIISESSKLKHTLKNATGSVQIHASEEVLKNVKDVKIQEVKVSSLSSLNYKAYDIQLNDASGKAVQPKGTVIVTFAAEQSVENVYYVDSKGNLHTLEFLQKDGEVTFETNHFSIYAMTFQLSLDNVVLDNHREDKNGEVNSASPKLLSINGHSQSSQLENKVSNNEQSKLPNTGEDKSISTVLLGFVGVILGAMIFYRRKDSEG is encoded by the coding sequence ATGAATCAAAGTTATCTTAATCGTAAAAACCGATATGGTATTAGAAAATTTACCATTGGTGTTGCTTCGGTAGCTATTGGATCAGTTTTATTTGGTATTACACCGGCTTTAGCACAAGAAACTACAACTAATATTGATGTAAGTAAGGTAGAAACTCCTTTAGAAAGTGGAGCACCTGTATCAGAACCTGTAACTGAGGTAGTTTCTGGTAACTTAAATCACCTAGATAAGGATTTAGCTGATAAATTGGCTTTAGCGACTAATCAAGGAGTTGATGTTAATAAGCATAATTTGAAGGAAGAGACCTCGACACCAGAAGGAAACTCTGAACATCTTCCTGTAGAGTCCAATACAGGAAGTGAAGAAAGTATAGAGCATCATCCAGCAAAAATTGAAGGTGCAAATGATGCAGTCGTTCCTCCACGTGATTTTTTTGCCAGAGAGTTGACAAATGTAGAAACTGTTTTTGAAAGAGAGGATCTGGCTACTAATACTGGGAATGGGCAGAGAGTTGACCTAGCAGAAGAATTGGATCAGTTGAAACAACTTAAAAATGCTACCATTCATATGGAGTTTAAACCAGATGCCAATGCACCTCAATTTTATAATCTTTTCTCTGTGTCAAGTGATAAGAAGAAAGATGAATATTTTAGTATGTCTGTGAACAAGGGGACTGCAATGGTGGAAGCACGTGGTGCTGATGGAAGTCACTTTTATGGCAGTTATTCAGATGCATCTCTTAAAATAAAACCAGGACAATGGAATTCAGTTACTTTTACGGTAGAGAGACCAAAAGCAGATCAGCCAAATGGGCAGGTTCGTTTATATGTAAATGGAGTTTTATCTAGAACGAACACGAAATCAGGTCGCTTTATTAAAGATATGCCAGACGTCAATAAAGTACAGATTGGAGCTACTAGAAGAGCAAACCAAACAATGTGGGGGTCGAATCTTCAAATCCGTAATCTAACTGTATATAATCGTGCTCTAACCATCGAGGAAGTAAAAAAACGTAGCCAATTATTTGAAAGAAATGATTTAGAGAAAAAATTACCTGAAGGCGCTGAAGTTACTGAAAAGAAAGATATTTTTGAGAGTGGGAGAAATAACCAGCCAAATGGTGAAGGAATTAATAGTTACCGAATTCCAGCTTTATTAAAAACAGATAAGGGAACCTTGATCGCTGCGGGTGACGAACGACGTTTACACCATTTTGACTATGGTGATATTGGTATGGTAATTCGTCGCAGTCAAGATAATGGAAAGACTTGGGGAGATAAACTAACTATTTCTAATCTTCGCGATAATCCAGAAGCTACTGATAAGACTGCTACATCACCCCTTAATATTGATATGGTTCTAGTTCAAGATCCAACGACAAAACGGATTTTTTCAATTTATGATATGTTTCCAGAAGGGCGAGCTGTTTTTGGAATGCCAAATCAACCTGAAAAAGCTTATGAAGAAATAGGAGATAAAACTTATCAGGTTCTTTACAAACAAGGGGAGACGGAACGATATACACTAAGAGATAATGGTGAGATTTTCAATTCACAAAATCAAAAAACAGACTATCGAGTCGTGGTTAATCCTACAGAGGCTGGATTTAGAGATAAGGGAGATCTTTATAAAAATCAAGAATTAATTGGAAATATCTATTTTAAACAAAGCGATAAAAATCCATTCAGAGTAGCGAATACGAGCTATTTGTGGATGTCATATAGCGATGATGATGGAAAAACATGGTCTGCTCCAAAAGATATCACACCAGGTATTCGGCAAGACTGGATGAAATTCCTTGGAACAGGTCCTGGAACAGGAATTGTACTATGCAATGGCGCTCATAAAGGACGTATTTTAGTGCCAGCCTATACAACGAACAATATTTCGCATTTAGGCGGATCACAGTCTTCACGTTTGATTTATTCAGATGACCATGGACAAACTTGGCATGCTGGAGAGTCACCAAATGATAATCGACCTGTTGGAAATAGCGTTATCCATTCATCAAATATGAATAAAAGTAGTGCTCAAAATACAGAATCAACGGTTCTGCAATTAAACAATGGGGATGTAAAACTCTTTATGCGTGGATTGACTGGAGATCTTCAGGTTGCTACCAGTAAAGATGGTGGGGTTACTTGGGAGAAGACAATCAAACGTTATCCAGAAGTAAAAGATGCCTATGTTCAAATGTCAGCTATTCATACGATGCATGATGGTAAAGAGTACATTCTTCTTAGCAATGCTGCTGGACCAGGCCGTGAACGTAAAAATGGTTTAGTTCACTTGGCTCGTGTTGAGGAAAATGGTGAGCTAACTTGGTTAAAACACAATCCAATTCAGAATGGAGAATTTGCTTATAATTCATTGCAAGAGTTAGGTGGTGGTGAATACGGCTTATTGTATGAACATCGTGAAAATGGACAGAACTATTATACTTTATCCTATAAAAAATTTAATTGGGATTTTGTGAGTAAGGATTTGATTTCTCCGACAGAAGCAAAAGTTAGCCAAGCTTATGAGATGGGGAAAGGTGTTTTTGGTCTAGAATTTGATTCAGAAGTCCTGGTAAATCGAGCACCTATTTTGCGATTGGCAAATGGAAGAACAGCTGTCTTCATGACTCAGTATGATAGCAAAACTCTTTTATTTGCTGTAGATAAGAAAGATATTGGACAAGAAATTACTGGTATAGTTGATGGCAGTATTGAAAGTATGCATAATTTGACAGTCAACCTTGCTGGAGCAGGAATTCCTGGTGGGATGAATGCTGCGGAGAGTGTCGTGCATTATACTGAAGAATATACAGGTGCTTTGGGAACATCAGGTTTAGAAGGAGCTCCAACAATATCTGTTCCAGAATATGAAGGAGGAGTAAATTCTGAACTTGCCCTTGTTTCGGAGAAAGAAGATTATCGAGGAGGAGTAAATTCTGCTTCTTCTGTTGTAACAGAGGTTCCAGAGTATACTGGTCTTCTATCAACAGTAGGCTCAGAAGACGCTCCAACGGTATCAGTTCTAGAATATGAAGGAGGAGTAAACATTGACTCTCCGGAGGTAACAGAGGTTCCAGAATATAAAGAGCCAATAGGTACATCAGGATATGAGCTAGCTCCAACTGTTGACAAACCAGCATATACTGGAACTATAGAGCCATTGGAAAAAGAAGAAAATTCAGGAGCAATTATAGAAGAAGGAAACGTAAGTTCTATCACAGAAAACAATAATAAACCATTAAAAAATAACAATGTTACTACTAGTTCTATCATTTCAGAATCTTCCAAATTAAAACATACTTTAAAAAATGCAACAGGAAGTGTTCAAATTCACGCTTCAGAAGAAGTGTTGAAAAATGTTAAAGATGTTAAAATTCAAGAAGTTAAAGTCAGTTCTTTAAGTTCATTAAACTATAAAGCATATGATATCCAATTGAATGATGCAAGTGGTAAAGCTGTTCAGCCTAAAGGAACAGTAATTGTTACTTTTGCAGCGGAGCAGTCTGTGGAGAATGTTTATTATGTTGACTCTAAAGGAAACTTACACACACTTGAATTCCTACAAAAAGATGGGGAGGTCACTTTTGAGACAAATCATTTTAGTATATATGCTATGACTTTCCAACTTTCTTTGGATAATGTGGTACTTGATAATCATAGGGAAGATAAAAATGGTGAGGTTAATTCAGCATCTCCTAAGTTGTTATCAATAAATGGACACTCGCAATCTAGTCAACTGGAAAATAAAGTAAGTAATAATGAGCAGTCCAAGTTACCAAATACAGGTGAGGATAAGTCGATATCAACAGTTTTGCTAGGTTTTGTGGGTGTTATTTTAGGAGCCATGATTTTCTATAGACGAAAGGATAGTGAAGGTTAG
- the recG gene encoding ATP-dependent DNA helicase RecG, protein MNLHQPLHVLPGVGPKSAEKYAKLGIENLQDLLFYFPFRYEDFKTKQVLELEDGEKAVLSGQVVTPASVQYYGFKRNRLRFSLKQGEVVFAVNFFNQPYLADKIELGATLAVFGKWDRAKASLTGMKVLAQVEDDLQPVYRLAQGISQASLVKVIKTAFDQGLDLLIEENLPQSLLDKYKLMSRCQAVRAMHFPKDLAEYKQALRRIKFEELFYFQMQLQMLKSENRVQGSGLVLDWSQEKVTAVKENLPFALTPAQEKSLQEILTDMKSDHHMNRLLQGDVGSGKTVVAGLAMFAAVTAGYQAALMVPTEILAEQHFESLQSLFPDLKLALLTGSLKAAEKREVLETIAKGEADLIIGTHALIQDGVDYARLGLIIIDEQHRFGVGQRRILREKGDNPDVLMMTATPIPRTLAITAFGDMDVSIIDQMPAGRKPIVTRWIKHEQLAQVLTWLEGEIQKGSQAYIISPLIEESEALDLKNAIALSEELTAHFAGKAEVALLHGKMKSDEKDQIMQEFKEQKTDILVSTTVIEVGVNVPNATVMIIMDADRFGLSQLHQLRGRVGRGDKQSYAVLVANPKTDSGKDRMRIMTETTNGFVLAEEDLKMRGSGEIFGTRQSGLPEFQVADIIEDFPILEEARKVASYISSIEAWQEDPEWRMIALHLQKKEHLD, encoded by the coding sequence ATGAATCTACATCAACCCTTGCATGTCTTACCTGGTGTGGGACCAAAGTCAGCAGAAAAATACGCCAAACTAGGAATTGAAAATTTGCAAGACCTCTTGTTCTACTTTCCTTTCCGTTATGAAGACTTTAAGACTAAGCAGGTGCTTGAATTGGAGGATGGTGAAAAGGCGGTTCTTTCTGGTCAAGTTGTGACTCCTGCCAGTGTCCAGTATTATGGTTTCAAGCGCAATCGCCTGCGTTTTAGCCTCAAGCAGGGAGAAGTCGTTTTTGCGGTTAATTTCTTTAACCAGCCCTATCTGGCTGATAAGATAGAGTTGGGAGCAACTCTTGCCGTCTTTGGAAAATGGGACCGTGCCAAGGCTAGTCTGACAGGGATGAAGGTCCTGGCTCAGGTGGAAGATGACCTCCAGCCTGTCTATCGTTTGGCTCAAGGAATCAGTCAGGCCAGTCTGGTCAAGGTCATCAAGACGGCTTTTGATCAGGGACTGGACCTCTTGATTGAGGAAAATCTTCCCCAGTCTTTGCTGGACAAATACAAACTCATGTCCCGTTGTCAGGCCGTTCGTGCCATGCATTTCCCCAAGGATTTGGCAGAATACAAGCAGGCCCTTCGCCGTATCAAGTTTGAGGAACTCTTTTATTTCCAAATGCAATTGCAGATGCTTAAGTCTGAAAATAGAGTTCAGGGAAGCGGTCTGGTTCTGGATTGGTCTCAGGAAAAGGTGACAGCTGTCAAAGAAAACCTGCCTTTTGCCCTGACTCCAGCTCAAGAAAAGAGTTTGCAGGAAATTTTGACCGACATGAAGTCGGACCACCACATGAATCGTCTCTTGCAAGGAGATGTGGGGAGTGGAAAAACAGTCGTCGCTGGCTTGGCCATGTTTGCGGCGGTGACAGCTGGCTATCAGGCAGCCCTCATGGTGCCAACAGAAATTCTCGCAGAGCAACATTTTGAGAGTCTACAGAGTCTCTTCCCAGACCTAAAACTTGCTCTCTTGACAGGTTCCTTGAAAGCTGCAGAAAAGAGGGAAGTTTTGGAGACTATTGCCAAGGGTGAGGCTGATTTGATTATCGGAACCCACGCTCTGATACAAGATGGAGTGGATTATGCTCGTCTGGGCTTGATTATCATCGATGAGCAGCACCGCTTTGGTGTGGGGCAAAGGCGTATTTTACGGGAAAAAGGCGACAACCCAGATGTCCTCATGATGACGGCGACTCCTATCCCACGGACGCTTGCTATCACAGCCTTTGGCGACATGGATGTGTCCATTATTGACCAGATGCCAGCAGGGCGGAAGCCTATTGTGACACGTTGGATCAAACATGAGCAACTAGCTCAGGTCTTGACTTGGTTAGAGGGGGAAATCCAAAAAGGTTCTCAAGCCTATATCATCTCTCCCTTGATTGAAGAATCAGAAGCTCTGGATCTGAAAAATGCCATTGCTTTATCAGAGGAGCTGACAGCTCATTTTGCAGGTAAGGCAGAAGTGGCTCTTCTACATGGTAAGATGAAGAGTGATGAAAAAGACCAGATTATGCAGGAGTTCAAAGAGCAAAAAACGGATATTCTAGTTTCGACAACGGTTATCGAGGTCGGGGTCAACGTTCCCAATGCGACCGTCATGATTATCATGGATGCGGATCGCTTCGGGCTAAGCCAGCTTCACCAGCTCAGAGGTCGTGTGGGTCGGGGAGATAAGCAGTCTTATGCAGTTCTCGTTGCCAATCCTAAGACGGATTCTGGGAAAGACCGCATGCGCATCATGACAGAAACCACCAATGGATTTGTCCTTGCTGAGGAAGATTTGAAAATGCGTGGTTCAGGTGAAATTTTTGGAACCAGACAGTCAGGACTCCCAGAATTCCAAGTGGCTGATATTATTGAAGATTTTCCGATTTTAGAAGAAGCCAGAAAGGTTGCTAGTTACATTAGTTCGATAGAAGCTTGGCAAGAGGATCCAGAATGGCGCATGATTGCCCTTCATTTGCAGAAGAAAGAACATCTAGATTAA
- the alr gene encoding alanine racemase, with the protein MKASPHRPTKALIHLGAIRQNIQQMGAHIPQGTLKFAVVKANAYGHGAVAVATAIQDDVDGFCVSNIDEAIELRQAGLRKKILILGVSDLEAVSLAKEYDITLTVAGLEWIQALLDKEADLTGLTVHLKIDSGMGRIGFREAGEAEQAQVLLQQHGARVEGIFTHFATADEESDDYFNAQLERFKTILASMKEVPELVHASNSATTLWHAETIFNAIRMGDAMYGLNPSGEVLDLPYDLKPALTLESALVHVKTVPAGACMGYGATYQADSEQVIATVPIGYADGWTRDMQNFTVLVDGQACPIVGRVSMDQITIRLPKLYPLGTKVTLIGSNGNKEITATQVATYRGTINYEVVCLLSDRIPREYY; encoded by the coding sequence ATGAAAGCTAGTCCACATAGACCAACCAAGGCTCTGATTCATCTGGGAGCTATTCGACAAAATATTCAGCAAATGGGGGCTCATATCCCTCAAGGAACGCTCAAATTTGCAGTAGTCAAGGCTAATGCCTATGGTCATGGGGCTGTTGCTGTTGCGACGGCTATTCAAGATGATGTTGATGGCTTTTGCGTTTCGAATATTGATGAAGCCATTGAACTCAGACAAGCTGGACTCAGGAAGAAAATCCTCATTTTAGGAGTTTCTGATCTAGAAGCTGTTTCTCTTGCTAAAGAATACGATATCACCTTGACTGTGGCTGGACTGGAGTGGATTCAAGCACTCTTAGATAAGGAAGCGGACCTAACTGGATTGACAGTCCACCTTAAGATTGACTCAGGAATGGGACGGATTGGTTTTCGAGAGGCCGGTGAGGCTGAGCAGGCTCAAGTTTTGCTCCAACAACACGGTGCTCGTGTTGAAGGAATTTTTACCCACTTTGCTACTGCAGACGAGGAATCAGATGACTACTTTAATGCCCAGTTAGAACGGTTTAAAACTATTTTGGCTAGTATGAAGGAAGTTCCAGAGCTGGTTCATGCCAGTAATTCGGCAACGACTCTTTGGCATGCAGAGACTATTTTTAATGCGATCCGTATGGGAGATGCCATGTATGGTCTTAATCCTAGCGGAGAGGTTTTGGACTTACCCTATGACTTGAAACCAGCCTTGACCTTGGAGTCTGCTTTAGTTCATGTTAAGACAGTTCCAGCTGGAGCTTGCATGGGCTATGGAGCTACTTATCAGGCGGATAGCGAGCAAGTCATCGCGACGGTACCAATCGGCTATGCGGATGGTTGGACACGAGACATGCAGAATTTTACTGTCTTGGTAGATGGCCAAGCTTGCCCAATCGTTGGGCGGGTTTCGATGGACCAAATCACCATTCGTCTGCCTAAGCTTTATCCCTTAGGAACAAAAGTCACCCTCATTGGTTCTAACGGGAACAAGGAAATCACAGCTACTCAGGTAGCGACCTACCGTGGGACTATTAACTATGAGGTGGTTTGTCTTCTCAGCGACCGCATTCCGAGAGAATATTATTAG
- the acpS gene encoding holo-ACP synthase, with amino-acid sequence MIVGHGIDIEELASIESAVTRHEGFAKRVLTAKEMERFNSLKGRRQIEYLAGRWSAKEAFSKAMGTGIGKLGFQDLEVLNNERGAPYFSQSPFPGKIWLSISHTDQFVTASVILEENHES; translated from the coding sequence ATGATAGTTGGACACGGAATTGACATCGAAGAATTGGCTTCGATAGAAAGCGCAGTTACACGACATGAAGGTTTTGCTAAGCGCGTGCTGACCGCTAAGGAAATGGAGCGGTTTAACAGTCTTAAAGGGCGCAGACAAATCGAATATTTGGCTGGTCGTTGGTCGGCTAAGGAGGCCTTTTCTAAGGCCATGGGAACTGGTATTGGCAAGCTCGGTTTTCAGGATTTAGAAGTCTTGAACAATGAACGCGGGGCGCCTTATTTTAGTCAGTCACCATTTCCAGGAAAGATTTGGCTGTCTATCAGCCATACCGATCAGTTTGTGACAGCCAGTGTCATTTTGGAGGAAAATCATGAAAGCTAG
- a CDS encoding acetylxylan esterase, which translates to MKNLALLEEIKTYRGRDEVPEDFDAFWDEEVKKVSTLPAYQLEERNFHIPQVKCYELTFEGTNEGKVYARVVLPKSEEKVPLIFHFHGYMGRGWDWADMLAFTVAGYGVVSMDVRGQSGYSQDGLRSPLGNTVKGHIIRGAVEGRDQLFYKDVYLDIYQLIEIVASLPQVDEKRLSSYGASQGGALALVAAALNPRIEKTVAIYPFLSDFRRVLEIGNTSEAYDELFRYFKFHDPFHETEEEIMATLAYIDVKNLAHRIKGEVKMITGLDDDVCYPITQFAIYNRLTCDKAYRIMPEYAHEAMNVFVNDQVYNWLCGSEIPFKYVK; encoded by the coding sequence ATGAAAAATCTAGCTTTGTTAGAAGAAATCAAGACTTATAGAGGACGGGATGAGGTTCCAGAAGACTTTGATGCTTTCTGGGATGAGGAAGTGAAAAAAGTTTCAACTCTTCCAGCCTACCAGTTGGAGGAAAGAAATTTCCACATTCCTCAAGTTAAGTGCTATGAGTTAACGTTTGAAGGAACCAATGAAGGCAAGGTTTATGCACGCGTCGTTCTTCCAAAGAGTGAGGAGAAGGTTCCACTAATCTTCCATTTCCATGGTTATATGGGACGTGGTTGGGACTGGGCAGACATGCTAGCCTTCACCGTAGCCGGTTATGGTGTTGTTTCTATGGATGTGCGGGGGCAGTCGGGTTACTCACAAGATGGCTTGCGTTCTCCACTAGGAAATACGGTCAAGGGTCACATTATCCGTGGTGCCGTTGAAGGTCGAGACCAGCTCTTTTATAAGGATGTTTATCTGGACATTTACCAGTTGATCGAAATTGTTGCTAGTCTGCCTCAGGTAGATGAGAAGCGCCTTTCTAGCTATGGTGCCTCACAAGGAGGGGCTCTAGCCTTGGTTGCGGCAGCTCTCAATCCTCGAATTGAGAAAACTGTTGCCATCTATCCTTTCTTGTCAGACTTCAGACGGGTGCTTGAGATTGGGAATACTAGCGAGGCTTACGACGAACTTTTTCGTTATTTCAAGTTTCATGACCCCTTCCATGAAACTGAGGAGGAGATCATGGCGACCCTTGCTTATATCGATGTGAAAAATCTTGCCCATCGTATCAAGGGTGAGGTTAAGATGATTACGGGCTTGGACGATGATGTTTGCTATCCTATTACCCAGTTTGCGATTTACAATCGGCTGACCTGCGATAAGGCCTATCGTATCATGCCTGAGTATGCTCATGAAGCTATGAATGTTTTTGTCAATGACCAAGTCTACAACTGGCTCTGTGGCAGTGAGATTCCTTTTAAGTATGTAAAATAA
- a CDS encoding Rpn family recombination-promoting nuclease/putative transposase, with the protein MILRHPGISPTNDLVAKKIFSNPEITCQFIRDMLDLPAKNVTILEGSNIHVLPSLPYSAQDFYTSIDVLAELDNGTQVIIEIQVHHQNFFINRLWAYLCSQVNQNLEKIRQREGDTHQSYKHIAPVYAIAIVDSNYFSDDLAFHSFSMREDTTGEVLTITNNGQENHLVKMAFLELKKYKETSKDSVRKPWLEFFGNKPFTQEPERAISQADQLLDYKSWSEEDRKMFSQLRMREEQALLAQDYALETARAEGIEQGLERGKVFTFLDLVRQHVLTSEFASEQLGMTVAEFEALL; encoded by the coding sequence ATGATTCTCAGACATCCGGGCATCAGTCCAACCAATGACTTGGTTGCTAAGAAAATCTTTAGCAATCCAGAAATCACTTGTCAATTTATTCGCGATATGCTGGACTTGCCAGCAAAAAATGTGACGATTTTGGAGGGAAGTAACATTCACGTCTTACCTTCCCTGCCGTACTCAGCACAGGATTTTTATACCAGTATAGATGTTTTGGCGGAGTTGGACAATGGCACTCAAGTAATTATTGAGATTCAGGTACATCATCAGAATTTTTTCATCAATCGCCTGTGGGCTTACCTGTGCAGTCAGGTCAATCAAAATCTAGAAAAAATTCGTCAGCGAGAAGGTGATACACACCAGAGTTACAAACATATCGCACCAGTTTATGCTATTGCTATCGTGGATAGCAATTACTTCTCAGATGATTTGGCTTTTCATAGCTTTAGTATGCGCGAAGACACGACAGGTGAGGTCTTAACCATCACAAACAATGGACAAGAAAATCATCTAGTCAAGATGGCGTTCTTGGAACTAAAAAAATACAAAGAAACCAGCAAGGATAGCGTTCGCAAACCGTGGTTGGAGTTTTTTGGGAATAAACCCTTTACTCAGGAACCCGAGCGAGCCATCAGCCAGGCAGACCAACTGCTAGACTACAAGAGCTGGTCCGAGGAGGACAGGAAAATGTTTAGTCAACTACGTATGCGTGAAGAACAAGCCTTGTTAGCACAGGACTATGCCTTGGAAACTGCTAGGGCAGAAGGGATTGAACAGGGACTGGAGCGTGGGAAAGTCTTTACCTTTCTAGATTTAGTACGCCAACATGTTTTAACTTCCGAATTTGCGAGTGAGCAATTGGGCATGACTGTCGCTGAGTTTGAGGCATTGTTATAA
- a CDS encoding GNAT family N-acetyltransferase: MKAIGTQMLQTERLILRRFVESDAEAMFQNWASSAENLTYVTWDPHPDVEVTRNSIRNWVASYANPNYYKWAIYLKENPEQVIGDISIVEMHEEDLSCEIGYVLGKNYWGRGLMTEALKAVLDFCFTQAGFQKVKARYASLNLASGRVMEKAGMFYLKTVANGVERKGYIADLIYYQISGEDI, from the coding sequence ATGAAAGCAATCGGTACGCAAATGTTACAGACAGAACGTTTGATTTTGAGAAGATTTGTGGAGAGTGATGCAGAAGCTATGTTTCAAAATTGGGCTTCGTCTGCTGAGAATCTAACCTACGTCACCTGGGATCCGCATCCTGATGTTGAGGTCACTCGAAACTCGATTCGTAATTGGGTTGCTTCCTATGCCAATCCCAACTATTACAAATGGGCCATTTACCTCAAAGAAAACCCAGAACAAGTGATAGGAGATATCAGCATCGTTGAAATGCACGAGGAAGATTTAAGTTGTGAAATTGGCTATGTTTTAGGAAAAAACTATTGGGGTCGTGGTCTTATGACAGAGGCCTTAAAAGCTGTGTTGGACTTTTGTTTTACTCAAGCAGGATTTCAAAAAGTCAAAGCTCGATATGCCAGTCTCAACCTAGCTTCAGGCCGTGTCATGGAGAAGGCTGGAATGTTCTATCTAAAGACTGTAGCAAATGGGGTAGAGAGAAAAGGCTATATTGCGGACCTTATTTATTATCAGATAAGCGGAGAAGACATATAA
- a CDS encoding 3-deoxy-7-phosphoheptulonate synthase — MAFIEKGQEIDIEAIKAETQLSAEALRLKERRDREMADIISGEDDRILLVIGPCSSDNEEAVLEYARRLSALQKKVADKIFMVMRVYTAKPRTNGDGYKGLVHQPDTSKAPSLINGLQAVRQLHYRVITETGLTTADEMLYPSNLVLVDDLVSYHAVGARSVEDQEHRFVASGIDAPVGMKNPTSGNLGVMFNGIYAAQNKQTFLFHGQEVETSGNPLAHVILRGAVNEYGKNEPNFYYETLLNAIERYETMGLENPFILIDTNHDNSGKQYMEQIRIVRQTLQNRDWNEKIKKTVRGFMIESYLADGRQNQPEVFGCSITDPCLGWENTEALVEEIYATLTK, encoded by the coding sequence ATGGCATTTATTGAAAAAGGTCAAGAAATCGATATTGAAGCAATCAAAGCAGAAACTCAATTGTCTGCGGAAGCCTTGCGATTAAAGGAGCGTCGTGATAGAGAAATGGCAGACATCATTTCAGGAGAAGATGACCGGATCCTTTTGGTGATTGGTCCTTGCTCGTCTGACAATGAAGAGGCTGTCTTGGAATATGCCCGCCGTTTATCCGCCTTGCAAAAGAAGGTGGCGGACAAGATTTTCATGGTTATGCGTGTTTATACAGCTAAACCTCGCACCAACGGAGACGGCTATAAAGGTTTGGTTCACCAACCAGATACCTCTAAGGCTCCAAGTCTGATTAACGGCTTGCAGGCTGTGCGCCAGTTACACTACCGCGTGATTACAGAGACTGGTTTGACAACGGCAGATGAGATGCTTTATCCGTCAAATCTGGTCTTGGTAGATGATTTGGTCAGCTACCATGCTGTTGGGGCTCGTTCTGTGGAAGACCAAGAGCACCGCTTTGTGGCTTCAGGGATTGATGCACCAGTGGGGATGAAAAATCCAACCTCTGGGAATCTTGGGGTTATGTTTAACGGTATCTATGCTGCTCAGAACAAACAGACCTTCCTCTTTCATGGCCAAGAAGTTGAGACTTCAGGAAATCCCTTGGCTCACGTCATCCTTCGTGGCGCAGTTAATGAATATGGGAAAAATGAGCCTAACTTTTACTATGAAACTTTGCTAAATGCCATTGAACGCTATGAAACCATGGGACTTGAAAATCCCTTTATCCTCATTGATACCAACCATGATAACTCAGGCAAGCAATATATGGAACAGATTCGAATTGTTCGCCAGACTTTGCAGAATCGTGATTGGAATGAGAAGATTAAAAAGACAGTTCGAGGCTTTATGATTGAATCTTACCTAGCAGATGGTCGTCAAAATCAACCAGAGGTCTTTGGTTGCTCTATTACTGACCCTTGCCTAGGTTGGGAAAATACAGAGGCCTTGGTAGAAGAAATCTATGCTACCTTGACAAAATAA